In the genome of Caballeronia sp. NK8, the window GAGCGTGGAAGAAGACTACCTCGCGTATCTCCAGTCGATCGATGCATCCTATGTGTTCGGCGGCAAGGACGATATCGACCTCGAGCGCGTCGTCGATACGCTCGGGCGCGAACTGAAAATCGGAACGCTGATCGTCGAAGGCGGCGGGCATGTGTCGGGCGCCTTCGTGAATGCGCAACTCGCGGATGAAGTCAGCGTGCTGCTGATTCCGCTTGTCGATGGACGCGAAGCGCATACGTCATCGTTCGAAATCGCGATGAACGAGTGGCGCAAGCCTGCGTATCTGAAGCTCGATTCGGTCGAAAAACTGGAACACGACGTCGTCTGGCTCCGCTATACGCGTAAGGCGTAAGCCCTCGGGATTTACCCGCGCAACGCGTGGCAGGCGGCTGGAAACGCGGCTTGCATTGTTATAATTCTCTCATTCAACGACGAAAACCTAACATCCCTCGCGCGAATCGCCGCCCTCCGGAGCACGCTTCGTCGCGCCGTCCCGATGGCCAAAACCGACCGCCTGCGCGCCCTTTCCGGCGCGCTCGAAAAACAGAACGTGATGCGCCTGCGCGATGCGGCCGCATTGCTCGGCGTATCGGAAATGACGGTGCGCCGCGATATCGCCGCGCATCCCGGCCAGTTCACGTATCTCGGCGGCTATATCGTCAGCGCCGCGGATGTGCCCAACGCGGGCTACACCATCGAAGAAGAAAAAGATCATTTCGCGCAGGCGAAGGCGGTTGCCTCGACGCATGCCGCGCGTCTGCTCGTGGACAGCGAGACCATTTTCATCGACTGCGGCACGACGCTCACCACGCTCGCGCGGCAGATTCCCACGGAAATGCATCTGACGGTCGTGTGCTATTCGCTCAATGTCGCGGAGATTTTGCGGCGCAAGCCTAACGTGCGGATGATCCTTCTGGGCGGCGTCTACGTCCCGTCATCGGAATCGTTCGCGAGCGACGAGAGCGTCGAGACGTTGCGGCGCATGGGAATCAACAAGGCGTTCATGTCGGCGGGCGGCGTGGATGAAGCACGCGGCGTGACGTGCTGGAATTTTCACGAGGTCGCCATCAAGCAGGCCGCGATGGCGAGCGCGGTGG includes:
- a CDS encoding dihydrofolate reductase family protein, whose amino-acid sequence is MHIVCHMMSSIDGRSLTDNWNLAFASPIYEDTAARFEADAWVCGRVTMQEISHGKDRDYPRGLAKGRIPRENHFAKRDASQYAISIDPKGRVAWKSNTALESHIVEVLAESVEEDYLAYLQSIDASYVFGGKDDIDLERVVDTLGRELKIGTLIVEGGGHVSGAFVNAQLADEVSVLLIPLVDGREAHTSSFEIAMNEWRKPAYLKLDSVEKLEHDVVWLRYTRKA
- a CDS encoding DeoR/GlpR family DNA-binding transcription regulator; this translates as MAKTDRLRALSGALEKQNVMRLRDAAALLGVSEMTVRRDIAAHPGQFTYLGGYIVSAADVPNAGYTIEEEKDHFAQAKAVASTHAARLLVDSETIFIDCGTTLTTLARQIPTEMHLTVVCYSLNVAEILRRKPNVRMILLGGVYVPSSESFASDESVETLRRMGINKAFMSAGGVDEARGVTCWNFHEVAIKQAAMASAVERHLVVDASKFGKVKAVRFSQLSEYDSIITEQGQAVRKRS